The Nitrososphaerota archaeon DNA window GTTGCGGTGTACTCCATCCGTTCGTCGAGGACTCCGAAGCCGCAGTCCCAGGTCTCGTAGACAACTTGTCGAGTTGGGCCGCCTACGATCCTTACGAAACTGTATGAGGCTAAAGCTACTGATGCTAACAGGAGTGCAACGGTGAATGGTGAAAGGCTGGCGAAGTTGCTGCCTGAAGCGTTCTGCAGCGTTATCGTGTCAAAGGGGCTGGCGGGATGCGCAGATTGGATGTTGAACGCGGAGGTTATCAAGTTGATTCCGATGAAAGGTAGAACACCTAATGTTAGGGCGGCTAACGCGGTTACACCTTTACCGATAAGCATTGAACGTGGCACTTCTATGGCGTGTAACGCGTGATCGCTTCTTCCTCTCGAAAGGAAGGAGATTCCGAATATCTTTACGAATGCAGCAACAGCTAAGCCGGCTGTGAGGGCAAAGGCTAGGCTCGCGAAAGCAATTGTGATCTCCAAGGTGCTGTTAGGTATTTGTGATGTAGAGAGTAGCGCCTGCATTGTCAACCATTCGCTGATGAAGCCGTTGAACGGTGGCAACCCAGAGATTGAAAGCGCACCTACAAGGAACAAGAGGGATGTCCAGGGCATCTTCCTGACAAGTCCCCCCAATGCATCCATGTTTTTTGTGTGGGTAGCGTAAAGGATTGAGCCTGCACCCATGAAGAGGAGGCTTTTGAAGACGGCATGATTCAAGGTGTGATACATACTTGCGACAAGCGCTAAGACCGCTAGAGCGGTGAGGTTGAAGGAGGCGAATATCACAGAGAGGCCCAAGCCTGTGAGAATGATCCCTACGTTTTCGATGCTGCTAAAGGCCAAGGCACGTTTGATATCCTTCTCTATAACTGCGTACAGGGCGCCTATCACTGATGTGATGGCGCCGGTGAAGAGCAGGAGGATTCCCCACCAAGTATAGTCAGGAGATCCTACGCCGTTGAAGTCGAACAGGACTCTGATGAGACCGTATATCGCGGTTTTTATCATTACTGCAGACATTAGTGCTGATGCGTTGCTGGGGGCGGAGGGGTGAGCCTGAGGGAGCCAGATGTGCAGGGGCACAATCCCCGCTTTGGTGCCGAAGCCGATGAAGGCTAGGATAAAGACGATGTCTTTAACCTGTAGAGGCGTGAAAGGCACCGATTGTCTGAATGCGTCGAAGCTGAAGCTTCCTGTCTGCAGGTACATTACAAGGAATGAGGCGAGAATGAAGGCGGTTCCTAGGTGTGTCATTACAATGTAAGTCATTCCGGATTTAAGGTTAGCCTCCTGCTCATGCTCGTAGATTACTAGAAAGAATGAGGTTAGCGACATTACCTCCCAGAAGACTAGGAAGGCGAATACGTTGTTAGAAGTTACAACCAGAAGCATAGAGAGAATGAAGATGTTGAAGAGGAAACCTAGTATCGATGTATCCTTCCTGCCCTCGTACTCTTTAGAGTAGCCTATAGAGTAGAGTGAGACGGCTAATGAAACTAGGCCAATTAGAAGTATGAAGAAGGCGGAAATCCCATCGATAAAAACGTCGAAGCCAAACGGTAAAAGTGTATCTCTAGTTAGAGAGATGCGTAAAGCGTCTTTCGCAAAAATCACGTTAGCCGAAAGAACGATTGCAAAAAGCGAGGCGGTTGCAGGCAACAGGTATGCTAAGAGGTTGGAATACTTTCTCCCTCTAAGTAAAAGGGCGAGAAACGCCCCAGTTGAGTAGAGGAGCGTAGTCACTTGGAATAATATTAGGCTGCTGATCATTAAGGTCACGAAGAGCTGGCGGCATGCGGCATGAGAGATGTCGTTACCATAGAATGACCAAACGCTCGCCAAAATAGGTCTATTTAGTCCTTACGAAACTCCAAGAATCCGCTTCCTTAACTAACTCACTTCAACCCAATTTATACGCTTAGCCCTTTGAGGAGAAAAATTGCAAACAAAATAACGCTTCTGAGCATTACTGCCATATGCAGAGGTTGTTGCGCGGATCGTTGAGAACAGCATTAGACTCCGCTCTGTATTTCTCTGACCCTAATATCCGTCTCATCGGATCGAATTAATGTTACGCGACGAGGACGCGATGCCTTTCGCAAAGCATATATGATCCGTCATTCTGCATTGAGTACCATTGCCTCACGGCGCAATGCTGCAGCGGCTCAGCCAGTTTGAAAGTGTCTGGTGGTCCATCGGGAAGGGCTACATGAGAGGCATCGCTTACGATACTGCACGCGTATCTATGCTTGGCAACGGTAACAGGTTTCCTCGGGCGCTACTCTGGATCCTCACTAACCAAAGGAAGAACGGTTCCTGGGGTGAGGAAGTGCTTCACCTACAGGACCGGGCTGTGTCCACGTTATCCTGCGTTTTAGCTTTGAAGATGGCGAATAAGCCAGCCTACAAGTCACTCATAGATCGTGGACTTGAGTACCTCAACAGCATCTCATCATATCTGCGATACGAGTCCTGCTCAATGGTCGGCTTCGAGCTCATCTACCCCAGACTGATTGATGATGCGGAGGAGATCGGTCTGGACGTCTCGCAGGCCGATATTAAATGGTTAAGAAGGGCGGTGGAGCTGAAGCTAAGATCTTTAAACATAGCCTACCTAGCGTATATTCCGAACACCACCTTTCCATTTTCCTTAGAGTTCCTAGGTCCGAAGCTCGATAGGACGCGAGCGCAGCGTCTGATCGGTGAAAACGGCTCTGTGCTCTCTTCACCTTCAGCCACAGCGTTCCTGTTGACTCATTTGAAGGTTCGAAATGCATTGAACTATCTCAAATCAGTTCAGAACCTGAATCGAGACGGCTCTATCGCGAACGTTTACCCATTCGACGTCTTCGAACGAGCTTGGGCTCTCTTCAATCATAGGCTCACCGGAAGAGAACTCACAGACATAATGTATGGTAACCTGAGGCAGCTTCAAGACTCATGGACTAGGTTCGGAGTCGGAATTGCAGCTAACTCTCCGCTACGTGACTCAGATGATACAGCCGTCGCATTCAAGGTTCTCTCATCTTACGGTTTCACTCCAGACCCCGCTGTATTCGAACAATACGAGAGGGACGACAGGTTTCTGTGCTTCCACCTCGAACGGGATCCCTCCGTGAGCGCAAACATCCATATTCTTGACGCGATAAAAGGATGCTCCAATTACCCGAGGCGAGACGCCCTAGTTGAAAAGATAACTAAATTCCTCGCTAAACAGGCTGTTGAAGGCTGCTACTGGAAGGACAAGTGGCACCTGTCTCCATACTACGCAACCAGCCATGCGGTGCTCGCACTGGCTGATCTAGATCAAGGTACCGCGGGAAAGGCGATTGACTGGATAGCTCGAACCCAGAATCCAGACGGATCATGGGGTGTGCTGCCTAATGCTGAGGAGACCGCCTATGCTCTTCAGGCGCTACTGTTTTTCCAGAACAGTGGTATTTTGCACATTAGAAATACGGTAGAATTGCGCGTGGTGCCATAATTGGTTAATAGGTATGGTGCCATACTGATAATACGGTAGTAAAAAGAATGTGCAAACGGACGGCGGCGAAGCCGCCCGTTGCGGTGTCCCTTGCTTTAGGCATACCCCTTAATGCTGTTGTAGTCGGCATCTACCGGTATGCCGCTACCGTCATCAATTCC harbors:
- the hyfB gene encoding hydrogenase 4 subunit B — encoded protein: MASVWSFYGNDISHAACRQLFVTLMISSLILFQVTTLLYSTGAFLALLLRGRKYSNLLAYLLPATASLFAIVLSANVIFAKDALRISLTRDTLLPFGFDVFIDGISAFFILLIGLVSLAVSLYSIGYSKEYEGRKDTSILGFLFNIFILSMLLVVTSNNVFAFLVFWEVMSLTSFFLVIYEHEQEANLKSGMTYIVMTHLGTAFILASFLVMYLQTGSFSFDAFRQSVPFTPLQVKDIVFILAFIGFGTKAGIVPLHIWLPQAHPSAPSNASALMSAVMIKTAIYGLIRVLFDFNGVGSPDYTWWGILLLFTGAITSVIGALYAVIEKDIKRALAFSSIENVGIILTGLGLSVIFASFNLTALAVLALVASMYHTLNHAVFKSLLFMGAGSILYATHTKNMDALGGLVRKMPWTSLLFLVGALSISGLPPFNGFISEWLTMQALLSTSQIPNSTLEITIAFASLAFALTAGLAVAAFVKIFGISFLSRGRSDHALHAIEVPRSMLIGKGVTALAALTLGVLPFIGINLITSAFNIQSAHPASPFDTITLQNASGSNFASLSPFTVALLLASVALASYSFVRIVGGPTRQVVYETWDCGFGVLDERMEYTATSLSQPIRKIFKVLFKPRNSVQIEFYADSNQYMRKTVRMESTTRSLFEERLYTPVVSATIFIFDKIRRIQTGKVNSYLLYILITLVLLLIFVRLSP